The sequence below is a genomic window from Brachyhypopomus gauderio isolate BG-103 unplaced genomic scaffold, BGAUD_0.2 sc84, whole genome shotgun sequence.
AAGTTTGTCCTAGAAAGTTTGTCCTGATTTACAAGAATTTTTCCTGATTTTGAGAGCATATTTAGCCAAGTGTTCTGGCTTCGCTCCCTTCAGCCACACTCACTGAGCCAATATTAGACAGGGTGAATGTCCCCCCCGTGAGATCTGCCGTGCCTAGCTGCCCAGACACTCCCAAGGTCTGCAGTCGGTTGAGCTCCACAGCAATGTCGAAAATGCTGAGCATCTGAACGTTCTTCACATTAGGCACCAGGAGGCCCTGCGGCGTGTCCATGGCCAGCCCGATGTTATGAGCAGCCTGAATGAAGGAATTAAGCCAACAGATGCAAAATGAGTGAATATCATCAATTTTTTCATTTCACTCCAAATACCAGGACTTTCAAGAGAAAGCTCACCTTGTAGGTGATATTCTGGCATGCTTCGTCCATAGAGGCGTTCAGGATTGGATAATGTAGAAGACCAAGAGAAGCCGCCTATTCGTGACATGGAAGCGTTTGGTTATTTACTTGGGGTGCTCTGCATGTCTGCATGGCATGCTGGGCACTGAGAAAAACCACTGTGTTTACCTTGATGAAGAAGGGCATGTAGCTCAGCTTCACTCCACGAGACTCTGCCACTCCCTTCAGCTCAGAGCGAAGATGCACCAGCTGGGTCAGGTCCACTTCGTCCTTGTATCCAAAGTGTGGGATCTTCAGCGCTGCAGTCATGGTCTTCACCATGGCCTTATGAAAacctgtttaaaaaatacaacaaaacaaacagcacagaagTAAAAACATGGGAAAGTAACTAGCATCATCACAGTGCATTATTGTTGTCCTCCAATATTACTACGGCAGCTCACCCTTAAGAGGTTCAGTGCGGTCTTTCCCTGTGAACACAGGCCGAGAGATGATGGGTGTAGTTACGCTTGGTGGAGCCCTCTTTTCCTTGGGCCCTGTGGGGGCTCTAGCTACCTCTGGTCCAGGAGGCGGAGGCTGAATCTCCTGGAAGGGGCTGGGAGGTAAGATGGCCCCTGTCTGACTGGCTAGGAAGTTAAGGATGTCTTCTTTTAGAATACGCCCATCCTTCCCAGTTCCGATAACTTCACTCAGTTTGATCTGACAAGACATAATTGACGAAGAGGGAGTGAGATTAAGGCAGGATATGAAGCAGTTGTGTTTGTATCATTAATTCAATTTAATGACGAAATAAAAGTGAAACATGATCAAATACAATGCATTCTCTTCAAGTTACTAAATCCTAAAACAAAACCGTAATTTATCTTATAGATTTTATTAACCATGCAAAGCTATTAGGACTGAAGTTTAATTTTTGTTTTCCAAAGAAGGAAATGAAACAAGCTTTAAGTAACGGATTAATCAACTCTGTATTAAACCCAGGCCCAGATGTTGCCGAATAGTCAGGAGCTTCTGCTCATCGACATGTAGCCACTGGTCTCCCCTTCCCTTCATAGGCCACTTCCAGCTTGAGCAAACACTGTACAACTTCAAGGCCGTCTATTGTTAACACATAAAATATTGCGAGAACCAAGTAATGAGAATATACATAATCAGGCCACAAACCTATATGAGCTTTTCCTAAAAAACATGCAAGTTAGCAGACAGTGCTCGTCATTTCACTGCAATATATTATATGAGTTGTTCACCTGTGGCATACAAACTCTAAACAGGAGTGAGAATTTGCCTTTCCTTATACCCGTCTGTGGCACTCACATTATTCTCCATGGCCAAACGGCGCACTGCTGGGGTGGCTTGAGTCTTGTGACCTTTAATTTCCTGGTGAGTGTGTTCCTCCTGAGACACGGCTGGAGTTTCCAACACATCCTCTTCTGGAGGAACCTCTGCAGGAAACAGAAGCAGCACGTTGGCAGTCATGTATGCTATACAAGAACTGAATGAATTAACACTTTATGCACTTTACTTCATAACCAGTTCgataaataaatgtgaatttgctgtgtgaaaaaaagagtggtGCGTTTGATGTTGCAATGGAGTCAGCAGTTTGATGTTAAAATGACAGAATCAGCAACTGCAAAACAATTACAGGAGGTACAACTTTCAAATCCATAGTGAACTCAATGTTTTCTGATGGTAGTTGATTGTTATATGCTTACCCTGGCCTCCATCAGTTTCAATGTCAACAAGCGGCGAGCCCACGAGGGCAATAGAATCAATATCATAGTAGAGTTTACGGATGACTCCATCATAGCGGCTAGTGATCGTAACAGAGGCCTTGTCACTTTGTACTTCACAGATGCTGTCAAACTGTGATACTCTGTCGCCTTCTTTCACATACCTTGAATAGAGGGAAGAGATTCAATCACTTAAATATGATATCGCACTGGACTGGACTGAGTGTTTTTCCATAACCgagacattaaaaaaacacaatgcTACCCTCTAGTGGTGATATTTTGTTCTCGCTAAAATAGAACATTATTCAGCAAGATTATGCTTGAAAAATAACTTACCATTCTTTAACCGTCACCTCCATAATCCCTTCCCCGATATCCGAGAGCTTGAACTGCAAAACTGGCCCTGTTGCAGCTTTAAAAATAGTTTAGAAATGAATAATGTCCATATGAAATTCAAGGAGTTGAGCTGCTCACCCACCCTCTGTGCTTCATAATTTAAGTTTCAAACTTACCATAGCTAGTTCGAAAATACCTATGATGATGCACAGCACTGGCACGATACGCGTACGGTGCATTTACCAAATTAACTGTCGGAAACTTGGAGTAACAGTGTTTTTGCAGACGTTGCACAGAGACCTGCAACAAAGCAAGGCAAAAGCAGACCAAATAATCAATGAATTTGCACTTCCACTCGTGAAAGACTACGTTAATGTTCAACCTCGCAAATAATTCCGATATACAGCAAATCTCCAATTTCTGATAACTGCATTGCAAAGACCAAGTCAAGCTTATAGCCAATTATTACTAGTAACTCATTATTATGGTTTTGTTATGGCTAAATTAAAGATGTACTAATAATCAGTAATACGACCCACAACTACGTGAGCAACTCGGGCGCCACACAGCTAAAGTCAaacggctagctagctaacctacaTAGCGACCTCTTTACACTTATAACAATAACGTACCAACACTGTAACATTATTGTAGTTAATGTCGTGCACGTTAAATGTGGGTAATAAACTACAACCAACTCACATGGTGAAGTTAATCAGATAGGCTGCATAGCTGGATAGCCAGCGGGCTAATAGACTGCTACTTCGCTTGGTGCTTCACTTAGTAATTAGTTACACCGTCTGTTTCGTCTAAAGCAAACTTCATAAATCTGGTCTCATCTGATAAAATGTTTGCAACTGCTAAAGTCATTACGAACAGCCATGCAGACCCACCAGGCGTCTCATAAACGAGAAGGAGCCTCTCACGGTGATGAGCGCCGCCATGTTTCTCCTAAATATTTACATATCCGGATATGACGACACGGTTACGCCCCAATTTACTGACCAATCAGACACATCAATTCGCTTAGCGTTGCCCTTGTATACAGATGTAGAAACAGCGTAATTTATCACAATTTATCACAAGTCATCTTGAGATCTGCATAGAAATACGTCAGGCAACAACGGCAGCGGCAACACGCTTTAAACTTTTTCCACTGTATTGTTGTAGTTGTCTGGTGTTTGTTGATGCACATTGTTCAGTGTAGCATGAGCTTCTTTACCTTTTTCAAAAACATTTAATATTTCTAAAACATTAGTCAACTTGTATCAACAGTCAAGTATAATCAGTATTATAATTATGGCACAACACATCTAATCTTAAGTCATTAATTTGCTTTCCAGTTTAATCTAGATTTGATATGACAATAGAAATATTCGGTTGAATCGTTGAAGATTTATTCGCTACAATCAACATTCCATAAACGTTTTAAACAATAacgctaatgtgtgtgtgtgtgtgtgttatactcgtggtataaaatataaattatttgGCAAGGCCTTTAATGACaaaagtgtgtaagtgtgtaagtgGAGCTCTTCTAACTTCTATATGACCACGCGCAGGCAACGTCACACTAGTTCAACTGCGCGTGCGCAGCTGGTGTCGCTCAGTGTGGTGAGACTAGTTGCGAGCGGCCAGTACATCCGTGTGaggaattaaattaaattaaattttgttCTAAttcatttcttttctttttattcGAAAGCGAAAGCTCTTTCAATCTCTGTTTTGACAGCTGTGGTTTTGTAAAGGTCTCAGTTTGTCCGTGAGTAGTGAATGTTGGGAAGTTCGCGCTTCTCCCCTGCATTGTTCGCCGGTGTGTATCAGCCAGCAGGCGGGTTAACTCTGACCACTGACCCGGGCTGGGCTTCACCGGGCTGGGCTGTACCTAGCGGGGCTGTACCGAGCGGGGCTGTGTGGCTGGAGCATCTTCTCTTACAACCGGCGTGTGTCACTGTACATTCGGCGAAGTTTTCGTGTTTTCTCCCATTTCTCAAAAATGGCCACACCATGGCTGGAGGTGGACGGGAGTGTGATGGAGGGGGTGAGTATtgcgccccacacacactcacacacggcgGGGCTCACACGGCTCGCTGCCCGGTGTGAGTTAGTTTGAACCAGTACAGTGTCACTTCCTTGATAAACTCTTGTGTAAGTCCCGTGTTGAGCACCACCAGCTCGGCCCGGACGTGTAACGCGTCCTCGTCTTCCAGGGCGGGCAGGTCCTCAGACTCTCCGCGGCGCTCGGTTGTGTCCAAGGCGCGTCTATCAAAATCAACAAGATCCGCGCCGGCAGGAGCTCGCCAGGGTTGAGGTAACGGGTCCATATTCTTCTGTGAAGCCCACTTTGATATATTTTAATCTACGCGTTCGTGTTTTGTGCCGAAACAGACACAGTCACCCCTCCCCAGATCAACAGTGAATCCTGAAACAAAGCGAAGTTCGTTGTTGAGTCTGACCTCGATACGTGATTTCAAGTTTACTCTCAAAGTAAAATAcggttatatataaatatagatgCTCGTTAACCGAAGCTTTGTTTTACTCCAAATTGCCATATCACTTTGAAGCACTAACATGGCTGATACCCTCTTGTCATGAATGTTGAATGGGGGTCTTTGTTAGTTCTCGCACTAGCACATGGCTAGCACTACTATAGATTATCTCAACACATAGGACCCAATTTGTGAAACTTTTATCCCATGTCATCATTCTTAGAAGTACGCGAACATATTCATATGATGTCTTAGTTTATTTGATGCCTGTTATTGCCTGTTATTGTCAAGATTCCaggatgtgtgtttgtcagttcAAACGTGTTTTTGTAATTCCAATGCAGTAAACACACTAAGTGAAGTATACTCAATTGCAGCACCAAATTTTCAGTGTTATCGTTTCCATTGTTGGCCCTCCCCCACGACCCCCTGTGTTGTAACCTTGTCAGGCCTCAACATCTGTCAGGGCTGGAGTTGGTCAGGGACATGTGTGCTGGGAATCTGGAGGGGGCTGTGGTGGGCTCTACAGAGATCACACTTACTCCTAGGAAAATTAAATGTGGAAATTACATTGCAGACACCCAGACTGCAGGGTAAGCAAAGCACTTTTCAAGGCATTTGATGTGAAATTTATTAAGTTACATTTGAGTGACTTTTGCTGGATCATTACATTAATTGCCAACATTTGATACTATATTTGTAAGACTATCTACAAAGTTGAAGACGTAAGAATATCCGTCTTTACTAAATTTACTAGCAATGGAGATTTGAATATGTTTTAAATATCTGATATTCGTGGGGAATACCTATATGATCTGTATGTAGAATTTCTTAGAAACCACTAAGAGAACGTGCGGGTTGACCATAGGCTGTGGTCTGTGCAGGAGTGTTGGTCTCCTGCTGCAGGTCTCTCTGCCCTGTGCTCTGTTTGCTGATGGCTCTTCAGAGCTGTGCTTGAAGGGAGGCACAAACGCAGAGATGGCACCACAAATTGACTACACAATCAAGGTACAAG
It includes:
- the dbt gene encoding lipoamide acyltransferase component of branched-chain alpha-keto acid dehydrogenase complex, mitochondrial isoform X2 codes for the protein MEVTVKEWYVKEGDRVSQFDSICEVQSDKASVTITSRYDGVIRKLYYDIDSIALVGSPLVDIETDGGQEVPPEEDVLETPAVSQEEHTHQEIKGHKTQATPAVRRLAMENNIKLSEVIGTGKDGRILKEDILNFLASQTGAILPPSPFQEIQPPPPGPEVARAPTGPKEKRAPPSVTTPIISRPVFTGKDRTEPLKGFHKAMVKTMTAALKIPHFGYKDEVDLTQLVHLRSELKGVAESRGVKLSYMPFFIKAASLGLLHYPILNASMDEACQNITYKAAHNIGLAMDTPQGLLVPNVKNVQMLSIFDIAVELNRLQTLGVSGQLGTADLTGGTFTLSNIGSIGGTYAKPVILPPEVAIGALGKIQVLPRFNAKDEVVKAHVMNVSWSADHRIIDGATMSRFSNLWRSYLENPAVMVLDLK
- the dbt gene encoding lipoamide acyltransferase component of branched-chain alpha-keto acid dehydrogenase complex, mitochondrial isoform X1; this translates as MAALITVRGSFSFMRRLVSVQRLQKHCYSKFPTVNLVNAPYAYRASAVHHHRYFRTSYAATGPVLQFKLSDIGEGIMEVTVKEWYVKEGDRVSQFDSICEVQSDKASVTITSRYDGVIRKLYYDIDSIALVGSPLVDIETDGGQEVPPEEDVLETPAVSQEEHTHQEIKGHKTQATPAVRRLAMENNIKLSEVIGTGKDGRILKEDILNFLASQTGAILPPSPFQEIQPPPPGPEVARAPTGPKEKRAPPSVTTPIISRPVFTGKDRTEPLKGFHKAMVKTMTAALKIPHFGYKDEVDLTQLVHLRSELKGVAESRGVKLSYMPFFIKAASLGLLHYPILNASMDEACQNITYKAAHNIGLAMDTPQGLLVPNVKNVQMLSIFDIAVELNRLQTLGVSGQLGTADLTGGTFTLSNIGSIGGTYAKPVILPPEVAIGALGKIQVLPRFNAKDEVVKAHVMNVSWSADHRIIDGATMSRFSNLWRSYLENPAVMVLDLK